A window of Pan paniscus chromosome 16, NHGRI_mPanPan1-v2.0_pri, whole genome shotgun sequence genomic DNA:
aaaaaattattattattattattttttagagacagagtcttgctctgttgcccaggctggagtacagtggcatgatctcagctcactgcagcctccatctcccaggttcaaacaattctcctgcctcagcctcctgagtagctgggattacaggcgtgtaccaccacacctggctaatttttgtaattttagtagagatagggtttcatcatgttggccaggctgatcttgaactccagacctcaggcaatctgcccgcctcggcctcccaaagtgctgggattacaggtgtgagccaccatgcctggccaaaaagacGACTCTTGAAACACATTTTTCCAATTTGCAGCTATACTTTTTCACACCTTTGGATTTCACTTTGTCTGAAGCAGTGCATTTAGAGAGAGATTGCAAACCCAGTCCATTAGATTCTATTGTTCTTTTCTCCTATGCTGCTTAATAGTCTACATCCAGGTTTATCCCCTCACACTCAGAAGACAAAATATTAAGACTTTAAATTAGAGATTCCAAAAGTATGAACATACATCATCTCATCtggtcctcacaacagccctgtgaggcaggcaggcaggcatcaTGGTTCCAGAATGCAGAGGACAGAGTCCTAACTGGTTAAGCTGGAAACCAAATCCATGTCCTCTGTCTCCTGGTTTAGTGCTCCTCCCACTCCATGAGATGAACAGCACTCACTGTAATGAACAAAACAGCCTTTCTGCTTAGAATAGATGAAATGTCCTTTGGGCTTGCACACAGGTGATTTTAAGTAGAAACCTTGCTAGAAAGCTTGGAAGAAAAACACATCTGAGCTCACTCAGTTCAGCATCAGAATCAGCATCAGAAGGATGAACAGGACAGAACATGGACATCTTTGACAAGGGTTTCTGCTTATGTTCTTGATTCTCACCCAGATCATGGTTGAGTGCTGTAACTTTAAAGCAGCAAAGTCCAGTAGGAGGGAAGGCATTTAAAGGACTTTCTCATCTAGCAACTTATTGATTCCTTCACAAATCCTCTTGAGGTTGGGCCTACAGTCTCCATCCAGACTATAGAGGGTGGAGAGGAACTCCACATCGGCAAAGTGGTAAAAGACGTGGTTGATGCGCCCGTGGGTCCTGGGCGTCAGGTGCCGCTGCACCAGTTCATGCACCAGGTCCTTGCACTCATGCAGGAGATTGGAGAGCACGTTCCTATCGAAGGTGTATTCCACCTCATAGAAGCTGACGATGGTCATGGCGGTCTGGTTCAGCTTCTTCCGGAACTTCTCCACAATAACAAGCTCCTCTTGGCTAAACTGGTTGTTCCGGTAGAGGATCCCGATTTTGATCGCCACCTTGATTAAGTCTTTCATGATCTTGTGGGCTTCCTTCTTGTTGTGTGTGTGCTCTTTGGTGACTTTGTAGAGCTCATCAAAGATCTCGCTGCTGGTGTCATCAATCAACATGTTGGCCACAGTTTTGCTGGCTATTTTGCTCAGAATCTTCTTCTGGGCTTGAAGCGCAAGACTCTTTGAACTAAAAACATCAGGACCTAtggtaaaaaaaatatataaaagttttagaaatataaGAACTGTCTGTTACTTTTCCACAAGTAAAACACACTAACTTGAACTTATGTTCTTAGAGCAAAAACTCATGTCTTTATATTCCCTCGCTCCCTAACTAAACCCCACCCCAGCCTGGTTCCCCTACTTTCCTCTCCACATGATATGCTTTGTTTACCCTTTTTAATCCTCTAAACTGTGCTTATGCTCCTTCCTCTGCTGGAGGTCATCTCCTCTTATCCAGGCCAAATCTTACCTTTTTAAACCTACTTCATTCATAAAGCCTTCCTGATTCTACTAGCTCACAGAGAACACTCTACCACTGCTGTCACGCCGGAAACCATTCAGCTTTGCAAACTATACAGGAGCAAATTATTGCTTAATGGCATGAATGTAGCCCCATTGTCAACCCCATTCCCAGGGCAGACATGGATAGTTGATCATGACAGTCATTTTGACTGAGTCTCAGAACCCACATATCATTGGGTCTAAGAGGTATTcttttgcttttgaaatattgaaaattGGATGGGTCTTTCAGTTACTGTTGCCAGGTAGCTGTTGTGCTGTGGTTGTTATTACCTGTGTGCACATTAATTTACACAAAAGTTGTCAGAGATTTGGGAGAAAGTCAAGAGAAATTTTTGTAAGAAATGTTGCCTCCTGAATACTCTTGATGGCATAGAGAGTTGTACTGTGGGAACACAGACATCAGTAACTCCAAATCAAAGATGCTAGAGATGAGTAGTACTCTGAAGGTGAAGCAGCTTAGGAAAACCAGACCcaatttattttgctgttattttctactttatgaatgaatgagagcaatatatgttttaaaaaatccacaaTATTATATGCTAAGAAGTCTAAAAAGCCTCTTTCaataagtataaataaaaattctaactaataagaaagaaatggttcataatttaatttatagcgtatttttttcttaagaacaCCTAAAATGGCATCTTACAATTGATGGTGTTTTGATTTGATGAAATACTCTACAAGGCCAGCAATTAGCTGGAGCTGACATCTGAAATGAAACCCACTGGCTATCCTCACTCTacagtatgtatgtatattgttCTTATCTTCCCAAGGAGATTCAAATTGCCCAAGGACAGAGGCAATGTCTCCCACAGCACCTAGCTCGTTCTGACCATAGGGAATGGTGCTGTTGAGTAAAATACCAGAGAAATGCAGAAGAATAAGAAAGTAGTAAAATACAGTGTACACCAAACTGATACTAAGAAAAACCAATATTCCTTTTGAGAATTGAGGGTCCTGGAGAATCCCAAGAGCTTTTGTCCAGTGCTTTGTGTCCACACAGGAGTGACTGGATAGGCAGAGCAGACAGAGCGACGGCCACATGCCCTGGCTTCTGTTGTCCTTGTCTGGTCCCTCCCTCTCTGCTCCTTCTGGGTCAGCAGAACTAAAGCAGCGAGCACCAGGGGCCTTCCACAGTCCCAGCAAGCTCTCTTCCAAAGTCTGAGACCACAGAATCTTTAAGCAACTTCACACCCAAGTGACCCTGACATGGCCAGGCTTTTCCCTTCTGCCTCAGTGCTAAGAGGAATAAACACTCATTGTGCAGAacataaaaggaatgaacaatCTCTCCTGACTCTTCTTTACTATGAGAAAGCTCCGACTTCCTGACTGATGCTATTCCAGAGTTTGAGGCAAATGATATTCCTGCCCAGTCTCATCATCTACCATGATCACTAGAGCTTTGTGTGAATAGCTTTTGTTCTCTGCAAAATCAAAGTTGTTCTccaaaagcaaatatttacaaGCAGTAAGCATATTCAGAAGATTGCACTGTATGCTTTGAAGTCAATTCCACAGATGAAGCTTAAAGACTTTTGAGTAATCGTCCTGTCACTGAAATAGGTATATGCCTCCTCAGGTGACTATTCTAATAGGAATAGTGGAATGTAGATGGATCCATTCTAGAATATAAAAAAATGAGTCATGGCTTTGTAGTCACAGCTTCTAAAAACTGCCCAAGAATAAGTCTTTAGACTCTCTAGAAATGCAGCCAACATGCATTTACACAGAAGCAGCAGGTCAACTACATATGCATCCAGTGGCAGGTTGGtgcctgagggcaggg
This region includes:
- the TNFAIP8L3 gene encoding tumor necrosis factor alpha-induced protein 8-like protein 3 encodes the protein MDSDSGEQSEGEPVTAAGPDVFSSKSLALQAQKKILSKIASKTVANMLIDDTSSEIFDELYKVTKEHTHNKKEAHKIMKDLIKVAIKIGILYRNNQFSQEELVIVEKFRKKLNQTAMTIVSFYEVEYTFDRNVLSNLLHECKDLVHELVQRHLTPRTHGRINHVFYHFADVEFLSTLYSLDGDCRPNLKRICEGINKLLDEKVL